One part of the Pannonibacter sp. XCT-53 genome encodes these proteins:
- a CDS encoding HpcH/HpaI aldolase/citrate lyase family protein — MKTPRAYYAPLAIGAPAPYRELPVRMERMIHFVPPHMEKMRAKVPDLIQQVDVVLGNLEDAIPADAKVAARQGFIEMARDNDFGQTGLWTRVNCLNSPWFLDDLLEIVPAVGHKLDVVMLPKVEGPWDIHYLDQLLAQLEARAGLTRPILIHAILETAEGVKNVEAIATASPRMHGMSLGPADLAASRGMKTTRVGGGHPDYAVLADATADGAPRAAYQQDLWHYTVGKMVDACLSAGLKPFYGPFGDFSDPAACEAQFRNAFLMGCLGAWSLHPTQIDIAKRVFSPDPAEVAFARKILDAMPDGSGAVMIDGKMQDDATWKQAKVIVDLARLVAARDPILAEVYGL, encoded by the coding sequence ATGAAGACCCCGCGCGCCTACTACGCCCCGCTTGCCATCGGAGCCCCTGCCCCTTACCGCGAGCTGCCGGTGCGGATGGAGCGGATGATCCATTTCGTGCCACCACACATGGAGAAGATGCGGGCCAAGGTTCCCGATCTCATCCAGCAGGTGGACGTGGTTCTCGGCAATCTCGAGGACGCGATCCCGGCCGATGCCAAGGTTGCGGCGCGTCAGGGCTTCATCGAGATGGCCCGGGACAATGACTTCGGCCAGACTGGCCTCTGGACCCGCGTCAACTGCCTGAACAGCCCCTGGTTCCTCGACGACCTCCTGGAGATCGTGCCGGCGGTCGGGCACAAGCTCGATGTCGTGATGCTGCCAAAGGTGGAGGGCCCCTGGGACATCCATTACCTGGACCAGCTTCTGGCCCAGCTCGAGGCCCGCGCCGGGTTGACCCGACCGATCCTGATCCATGCCATCCTCGAGACGGCAGAAGGCGTGAAGAACGTCGAGGCCATTGCCACCGCCTCGCCGCGCATGCACGGAATGAGCCTCGGGCCGGCCGACCTTGCCGCTTCGCGCGGCATGAAGACCACCCGCGTCGGTGGCGGGCACCCGGACTATGCGGTGCTTGCGGACGCCACCGCCGACGGCGCCCCCCGGGCCGCCTACCAGCAGGATCTCTGGCACTACACGGTCGGCAAGATGGTGGATGCCTGCCTCTCGGCCGGACTGAAGCCGTTCTACGGGCCGTTCGGCGATTTCTCGGACCCGGCCGCCTGCGAGGCCCAGTTCCGCAATGCCTTCCTTATGGGCTGCCTCGGCGCCTGGTCGCTGCATCCGACCCAGATCGACATCGCCAAGCGGGTGTTTTCGCCCGATCCGGCCGAGGTCGCCTTCGCCCGCAAGATCCTCGACGCCATGCCCGACGGCTCCGGCGCGGTGATGATCGACGGCAAGATGCAGGATGACGCGACCTGGAAACAGGCCAAGGTGATCGTCGACCTCGCCCGGCTCGTCGCGGCGCGGGACCCGATTCTTGCCGAGGTTTACGGTCTTTAG
- the hspQ gene encoding heat shock protein HspQ, translating into MRTAKFRIGQVVRHRVYPFRGVIFDVDPTFSNTEEWWNAIPEDVRPSRDQPFYHLLAENAETEYVAYVSEQNLVPDMTGEPLRHPQLDEIFEETPDGIYVPRSVGMH; encoded by the coding sequence ATGCGTACTGCAAAATTCAGGATCGGGCAGGTCGTACGCCATCGGGTTTACCCCTTTCGCGGGGTCATCTTCGATGTCGATCCGACCTTCTCCAACACCGAAGAATGGTGGAACGCCATCCCCGAGGATGTGCGGCCGTCGCGCGACCAGCCCTTCTATCACCTGCTCGCGGAGAACGCGGAGACCGAGTACGTCGCCTATGTCTCAGAGCAGAACCTGGTTCCGGACATGACCGGCGAGCCCTTGCGCCATCCGCAGCTGGACGAGATCTTCGAGGAAACGCCGGACGGCATCTACGTGCCTCGCTCGGTCGGCATGCACTGA